One Serpentinicella alkaliphila DNA segment encodes these proteins:
- a CDS encoding methyl-accepting chemotaxis protein — protein sequence MRLKIGTKLMIVFILITLIPTVFLGTFAYRSTFNALENGEIEKFNILLDGIVSNTRTTLKDTEFLLKNLSSNTSFTSMLENYNENGRIDNPDLLKETNNMLRKIYVDSMGYYESVFIVARDGSTVADSLGRTGYSLGVNDLSFIQKSIQNKSFQISDIYFSKLSQTNVGVPTLSMAYPIMHQTGQVLGAIAITLDFSQFDKVVKNTKIGQSGYGFMLNSVGEIISHPDGTILLKKAEDQVTTTVLNDVKDEVKGYGQLKLGNSYWSYFYYAVPSTDWIIAFTLPEEEYLYVANSIGKNTLLIIGMCVALSLVAALLFNKQFTKNIKELVLVLDNLARGDYSTYSQSESKDEFGYLSERVNYMIDSQRDILLKLVSTSSSLHDAKTNMVTTTKSGEEQMEEIAATAQQFLSTAEENKIVVKKIDESIEKVISQAQMVENISQMAVSESQRAHNSIESGLLATETALNMMFQIDDSIENTAKDVLTLVEDSKKINEFLEYIRTIARGTNLLALNATIEAARAGEHGRGFAVVAEEVRKLSQQSNEAAEEVAKTVSNILRKINEVNEKIKITQQNSIEGRKASTNVKESFRHIITSIDKVSEMINKTSESVRIQVEDTHNVTKEMSSIEDMIQYTLLGARQIAEGTSSQAHTMTNINDIANELQQISVELGAIASQFKLGEVSNTEECDSKLGLLTDSCENEQYNNYNEETESGSAIENDTEINIDETEGLIDKDSSQNDQYINCVENESGSDIEDISKVNIGGTEAHTDGEEDFTLGEMSRVIEESKIIQSSDEEEVVEEMLFDSENPLNKTIA from the coding sequence TTGAGGCTAAAAATTGGAACAAAATTAATGATTGTGTTTATTTTAATTACGTTAATACCAACTGTATTTTTAGGTACTTTTGCGTATAGAAGTACCTTTAACGCACTGGAAAATGGTGAAATCGAAAAGTTTAATATTTTGCTTGATGGAATTGTATCCAATACTAGGACAACATTAAAGGATACGGAGTTTTTATTAAAAAACCTTTCATCCAATACTTCGTTTACATCTATGCTAGAGAACTATAACGAAAACGGAAGGATAGATAACCCAGATCTTTTAAAAGAGACAAATAATATGTTAAGAAAAATTTACGTAGACTCTATGGGATACTATGAAAGTGTATTTATAGTTGCTAGGGACGGATCAACCGTAGCTGATAGCTTAGGAAGAACAGGCTATAGCTTAGGAGTAAATGATTTATCTTTTATTCAAAAATCTATTCAAAACAAATCCTTTCAAATTAGTGATATTTACTTCTCTAAATTAAGTCAAACTAATGTCGGTGTTCCAACCCTATCAATGGCGTACCCAATAATGCATCAAACGGGGCAGGTTTTAGGGGCTATAGCTATAACTCTTGATTTTAGTCAATTTGATAAGGTAGTAAAGAATACTAAAATAGGCCAGTCAGGTTATGGTTTTATGCTAAATAGTGTAGGTGAAATAATTAGCCACCCTGATGGAACTATTTTATTAAAGAAAGCCGAAGATCAAGTAACAACTACAGTATTAAATGATGTAAAGGATGAAGTTAAGGGGTATGGTCAGCTTAAGTTAGGAAATTCTTACTGGAGTTATTTCTATTATGCAGTTCCATCTACAGACTGGATTATTGCATTTACGTTGCCGGAAGAAGAGTATCTATATGTAGCCAATAGTATTGGTAAAAACACATTGTTAATTATAGGGATGTGTGTAGCGTTATCATTAGTGGCTGCGTTGTTATTTAATAAGCAGTTTACTAAAAATATAAAAGAATTAGTTTTAGTGTTAGATAATTTAGCTAGGGGAGACTATTCTACATATTCTCAATCTGAATCTAAGGATGAATTTGGCTATTTATCTGAGAGAGTAAACTATATGATTGATTCCCAAAGAGATATTTTACTGAAGTTAGTTTCAACATCATCCTCTTTACATGATGCAAAGACAAATATGGTTACAACTACTAAATCAGGAGAGGAGCAGATGGAAGAAATAGCTGCTACTGCACAACAATTTTTATCAACTGCAGAGGAAAATAAAATAGTTGTGAAAAAGATTGATGAATCCATAGAAAAGGTTATTTCTCAGGCACAAATGGTGGAAAATATAAGTCAAATGGCAGTAAGTGAAAGTCAAAGGGCCCATAACTCCATAGAAAGTGGACTCCTTGCTACGGAAACTGCATTAAATATGATGTTTCAAATAGATGATTCTATTGAAAATACAGCAAAGGATGTTTTAACTCTTGTAGAGGATTCAAAAAAAATTAATGAATTTCTCGAGTATATTAGAACTATTGCTAGAGGTACAAATCTATTGGCATTAAACGCTACAATTGAAGCCGCTAGAGCAGGTGAACATGGAAGAGGATTTGCTGTTGTGGCGGAAGAGGTTAGAAAGTTATCTCAGCAAAGTAATGAGGCAGCTGAAGAAGTTGCAAAAACAGTTAGTAATATACTTCGAAAGATTAATGAAGTAAATGAAAAGATAAAGATTACTCAACAAAATTCTATAGAAGGACGAAAGGCTTCTACTAATGTAAAGGAAAGCTTTAGGCATATAATAACATCAATAGATAAAGTATCTGAAATGATTAATAAAACCAGTGAATCCGTTAGAATCCAAGTAGAAGATACTCATAATGTTACAAAGGAAATGAGTAGTATAGAGGATATGATACAATATACCCTTTTAGGGGCTAGGCAAATTGCAGAAGGCACATCGAGTCAGGCTCATACGATGACTAATATCAATGATATTGCTAATGAACTTCAACAAATCTCTGTAGAATTGGGTGCTATAGCATCCCAGTTTAAACTAGGAGAAGTTTCGAATACTGAGGAGTGTGATAGCAAATTAGGTTTGTTAACAGATAGTTGTGAAAATGAGCAATATAATAATTATAATGAAGAAACTGAAAGTGGGTCAGCCATTGAAAATGATACTGAAATAAATATCGATGAAACTGAAGGTCTAATTGATAAGGACAGCAGCCAAAATGACCAATACATTAATTGCGTCGAAAATGAGAGCGGGTCAGATATTGAAGACATTTCTAAAGTAAATATTGGGGGAACTGAAGCACATACTGATGGGGAAGAAGACTTTACTCTTGGGGAAATGAGTAGAGTAATTGAAGAGAGTAAGATTATTCAAAGCAGTGATGAGGAAGAGGTAGTTGAAGAAATGTTATTTGACAGTGAAAATCCATTAAATAAAACTATCGCTTAA
- a CDS encoding MGDG synthase family glycosyltransferase, whose product MSNKKIIIMTASVGHGHNKVALATKESLLKENKNLDIKVVDFVKVIESLFDQLILNAYFKIIDTFPSWYHYIYSITSKMSKDGKVKDLFAHRYKKKILNIIEDFKPDAIIFTNPFILTIVGYLKKIGKINIYTAAIITDYSAHNIWLNPYINKYFVASKELRKELINKGIFEEKIIVSGIPIHKKFYDECNIDQIISKLDIEKKLPTLLVMGGGLGVGAIEEVLDNINLIKESLQIIVVTGTNKALKEKLENKLDKYRHKIRVLGFVDNIHELMHCSDLLISKSGGVTVTEAITKKLPMLIVDPIPGQELENADYLTKAGLGILINDIREVRDKVQELLFENNTVYKEIKSKLNDINIINSNEIIAKTILNDTKTYKRTSVI is encoded by the coding sequence ATGTCAAATAAAAAAATAATTATAATGACTGCTTCAGTAGGTCACGGACACAATAAAGTTGCTTTAGCTACCAAAGAAAGCTTGCTTAAAGAGAATAAAAATCTAGATATAAAAGTTGTAGACTTTGTTAAAGTAATCGAAAGCTTATTTGATCAGCTTATTTTAAATGCATACTTTAAAATAATTGATACTTTCCCTAGCTGGTATCATTATATTTATTCTATTACATCAAAAATGAGTAAGGATGGGAAAGTTAAAGATCTATTTGCCCATCGCTATAAGAAGAAAATTCTGAATATAATAGAGGATTTTAAACCTGATGCAATCATTTTTACTAATCCATTTATTCTAACAATTGTAGGATATTTAAAAAAGATAGGAAAAATAAATATTTATACAGCGGCGATAATTACAGACTATTCTGCCCATAATATTTGGTTAAACCCCTATATTAATAAATACTTTGTAGCTTCCAAAGAGTTAAGAAAAGAGTTAATTAATAAAGGTATATTTGAAGAAAAAATTATTGTTTCTGGGATTCCAATTCATAAAAAATTTTATGATGAGTGCAATATAGACCAAATAATTAGTAAATTAGATATAGAGAAAAAGCTACCTACTTTACTAGTAATGGGTGGAGGATTGGGTGTTGGAGCTATTGAAGAGGTATTAGATAATATTAACCTTATAAAAGAGTCTCTACAAATAATAGTTGTCACAGGAACAAATAAGGCTTTAAAGGAGAAACTAGAAAATAAATTAGATAAATATAGACATAAAATAAGAGTCTTAGGGTTTGTTGATAATATACATGAGCTTATGCATTGTTCGGATTTGCTTATTTCTAAGTCTGGTGGAGTAACTGTAACTGAAGCAATAACAAAAAAACTACCAATGCTAATTGTAGATCCTATTCCAGGGCAAGAACTAGAAAATGCAGATTATCTAACTAAGGCAGGCTTAGGCATTCTTATAAATGATATAAGAGAGGTAAGAGACAAAGTACAAGAGCTTCTGTTTGAAAATAACACTGTATATAAAGAAATCAAATCTAAATTAAATGATATTAACATTATTAATTCAAATGAAATTATAGCTAAAACCATATTAAATGATACGAAAACCTATAAAAGAACATCCGTCATCTAA
- a CDS encoding acetyl-CoA C-acetyltransferase: MREVVIVSAARTPIGSFGGVFKDVSAAELGSVAIKAAIERANIKPEDVEEVFMGCIIQAGKKQNVARQAAAKAGIPFETPSTTINKLCGSGLRTVSLGAQAILAGDNDIVVAGGTESMSTAPYVIDDMRWGAKMGHGQVYDTLLKDALTCAFYDYHMGVTAENLVEKYNISKEEQDKFAQGSQNKAEYAQKNGLFDKEIIPVTVKTRKGDMVVDKDEYIKHGVTLESLLKLKPVFKKEGTVTPGNASGINDGAAAVVLMSAEKAKELGIKPLAKIVAYASGGVDPSVMGYGPVPATEKVFKKSGWKVEDLDLIEANEAFAAQALAVAKGLNFNMDIVNVHGGAIALGHPVGASGARILVTLLYAMEHRNAKKGLATLCIGGGMGVSVLVERL, encoded by the coding sequence GTGAGAGAAGTAGTAATAGTTAGTGCAGCAAGAACGCCTATAGGTAGCTTTGGTGGAGTATTTAAGGATGTAAGTGCAGCAGAATTAGGATCCGTTGCTATAAAGGCAGCTATCGAGAGAGCAAATATTAAGCCTGAGGATGTTGAAGAGGTATTCATGGGCTGTATAATTCAGGCTGGAAAAAAACAAAATGTGGCAAGACAGGCAGCTGCTAAGGCAGGAATCCCTTTTGAAACACCTTCCACGACTATAAATAAGCTTTGTGGATCTGGATTAAGAACCGTTTCCTTAGGGGCTCAAGCCATCCTTGCAGGAGATAATGATATTGTTGTGGCTGGGGGTACAGAAAGTATGTCGACAGCTCCGTATGTTATTGATGATATGAGATGGGGGGCTAAAATGGGTCATGGGCAAGTATATGATACTTTACTTAAAGACGCATTAACCTGTGCTTTTTATGACTATCATATGGGAGTTACTGCAGAAAACCTTGTTGAAAAATATAATATTTCTAAAGAGGAACAGGATAAATTTGCACAGGGAAGTCAAAATAAGGCTGAGTATGCACAAAAAAATGGACTTTTTGATAAGGAAATCATACCTGTTACAGTTAAAACTAGAAAAGGAGATATGGTAGTAGATAAAGATGAATACATTAAACACGGAGTGACTCTAGAATCTTTATTAAAATTAAAGCCTGTATTTAAAAAGGAAGGTACTGTTACTCCAGGTAATGCATCTGGTATTAACGATGGGGCTGCTGCGGTTGTTCTAATGAGTGCTGAAAAAGCAAAAGAGCTTGGCATTAAGCCACTGGCTAAAATAGTTGCATATGCCTCTGGCGGAGTAGATCCTTCGGTTATGGGATATGGGCCAGTACCTGCAACTGAAAAGGTATTCAAAAAGTCAGGGTGGAAAGTTGAAGACTTAGATTTAATTGAAGCTAACGAGGCTTTTGCAGCACAGGCTTTAGCTGTGGCAAAGGGTTTAAACTTCAATATGGATATAGTAAATGTTCATGGTGGTGCAATAGCTCTAGGACATCCAGTTGGAGCAAGTGGTGCAAGAATATTAGTAACTTTATTATACGCAATGGAGCATAGAAATGCTAAAAAAGGATTAGCAACTCTATGTATCGGCGGTGGTATGGGAGTTTCAGTATTAGTTGAAAGATTATAA
- the splB gene encoding spore photoproduct lyase has protein sequence MKLWIPDRVYFEPTARDSEVGKRVLQFCKENSIPILQTTSHNQVRDLPGKDEKAKYAAAKKTLIVGTKRSLKLEVCKPSAHYQFSLMTNCPGSCEYCYLFSTQGQKPYVRIYVNLDDMFDTIENYIEKRLPNATMFEAASTGDPLAVEHITGTLKDTIEHFGSLQKGRLRVVTKYSNVDNILKANHKGHTRFRFSINTNYINSNFEHNVAPLEERFKAADDISRAGYPLGFIIAPIMMHDNWKEEYKNLFEQLYESIPHKRNGLITFELIQHRFTMSAKNVIEQRFPNTKLEMNPENRAKKWGKYGKTKYIYKKEEANEIKEYIEKLIKKHFVNSHIQYFT, from the coding sequence ATGAAATTATGGATACCAGATAGAGTATATTTTGAACCAACAGCAAGGGATTCGGAAGTGGGAAAAAGGGTATTACAATTCTGTAAAGAAAATAGCATTCCTATCCTTCAAACTACATCCCATAACCAAGTGAGAGATTTACCAGGTAAGGATGAAAAGGCAAAATATGCAGCAGCTAAAAAAACTTTGATAGTTGGAACTAAAAGAAGTCTAAAGTTAGAAGTATGTAAACCCTCGGCCCACTATCAATTTTCTCTAATGACAAACTGTCCTGGAAGCTGTGAATACTGTTACTTGTTTTCAACACAGGGACAGAAACCATATGTACGCATATATGTAAATTTAGATGACATGTTTGATACTATAGAAAACTATATTGAAAAAAGACTTCCTAATGCCACAATGTTTGAGGCTGCTAGTACAGGGGATCCATTGGCTGTGGAGCATATAACTGGTACTTTAAAGGATACAATAGAGCATTTTGGTTCCCTACAAAAAGGCCGCCTTAGAGTAGTAACTAAATACTCAAATGTAGATAATATATTAAAGGCAAATCACAAGGGACATACAAGATTTAGATTTAGCATTAATACAAATTATATTAATAGTAATTTTGAGCATAATGTTGCCCCGTTAGAGGAGCGGTTTAAAGCGGCAGATGACATTTCTAGAGCAGGTTATCCCTTAGGCTTTATTATTGCGCCGATAATGATGCATGATAACTGGAAAGAGGAGTATAAAAACTTATTTGAACAATTATATGAAAGTATACCCCATAAAAGAAATGGACTGATAACATTCGAATTAATTCAACATAGATTCACTATGAGTGCAAAAAATGTTATTGAACAAAGATTTCCTAATACAAAATTAGAAATGAATCCTGAAAATAGAGCCAAGAAATGGGGTAAATATGGAAAGACTAAATATATTTATAAAAAAGAAGAAGCTAATGAAATTAAAGAATATATTGAGAAACTAATTAAAAAACACTTTGTCAATTCACATATTCAATATTTTACCTAA
- a CDS encoding phosphate ABC transporter substrate-binding protein, translating into MKKIALILVVLMVASLALVGCGGKQQTNEQTNNNQNSDIDFSKLIQARGSDTMVNLGQMWAEEFMDKYPEAQLAVTGGGSGTGIAAMINGTIDIALSSRSIKEKEVADAKANGIEPVEFVTGRDGIAIAVSKDNPVQELSMDDLKAIFTGEKTNWKDFGGEDAPITLYSRESNSGTYAFFKEFVLKDEEYATHSNLMPSTQAIVEAIKQDKNGIGYIGLAYLNDPAIVGVPVKKDEGSTAYKPSLETIQAGQYPVARPLFLYTNGQPEGAIKAFMDFVMGAEGQKIVQEIGFIPAK; encoded by the coding sequence ATGAAAAAAATAGCTTTAATTCTTGTAGTATTAATGGTAGCGTCATTAGCTCTAGTAGGATGTGGAGGAAAGCAACAAACTAACGAACAAACAAACAATAACCAAAACAGTGACATTGATTTTAGCAAACTAATTCAGGCTAGGGGTTCAGATACAATGGTTAACTTAGGGCAAATGTGGGCTGAGGAATTCATGGACAAATATCCAGAAGCTCAACTTGCTGTAACTGGTGGTGGATCTGGAACAGGAATCGCTGCTATGATTAACGGAACAATTGATATTGCTTTATCATCAAGATCAATTAAAGAAAAAGAAGTTGCTGATGCAAAAGCAAATGGAATTGAACCAGTAGAGTTTGTAACTGGTAGAGATGGTATTGCAATCGCAGTTAGCAAAGATAATCCAGTTCAAGAACTTTCAATGGATGATCTTAAGGCGATCTTTACAGGTGAGAAAACAAACTGGAAAGATTTCGGTGGAGAAGATGCACCAATAACACTTTACTCAAGAGAGTCTAACTCTGGAACATATGCATTCTTTAAAGAATTCGTTTTAAAAGATGAAGAGTACGCAACACACTCAAACTTAATGCCATCAACACAAGCTATTGTTGAAGCAATCAAACAAGACAAAAATGGTATCGGTTATATTGGATTAGCATATTTAAATGACCCAGCTATAGTAGGTGTTCCAGTTAAAAAAGATGAAGGGTCAACAGCTTACAAACCATCATTAGAGACAATTCAAGCAGGACAATACCCAGTAGCAAGACCATTATTCTTATACACTAATGGACAACCAGAGGGAGCAATCAAAGCATTTATGGATTTTGTAATGGGTGCTGAAGGACAAAAAATAGTACAAGAAATTGGATTTATTCCAGCAAAATAA